In the genome of Parus major isolate Abel chromosome 2, Parus_major1.1, whole genome shotgun sequence, one region contains:
- the LOC107199954 gene encoding uncharacterized protein LOC107199954, giving the protein MVCCAALNCRNATSGAYKNSSVSFYRFPLQNKPLLRQWIQNMGRDMETPSKYQCLCSEHFQESSFKTDPLKIGKKRRLLKEAVPNKFILGEDGTWLVGTPQGFGDVMMSSKSRKRIRNSEPCGVPGMFPQWPRLQDWQNEFYKLLLKEKYGSLITLGKGHSDATIQAAGGTQLHGSSSGASRAPHQAETSGNRHNPARNPLGIGSGNSILAGQELDEFRRFLQYHQGRPEEAAVPWFICAECGRSFARHAYLLRHQRTHAPPRGNPPSTPTSGCVPSSSTCHKPAWGKALHSAAKNPALPTGGGL; this is encoded by the exons ATGGTTTGTTGTGCGGCCCTGAACTGCCGGAACGCCACAAGCGGGGCCTACAAGAACAGCTCGGTCAGTTTTTATCGATTCCCCCTCCAAAACAAACCCCTCCTGAGACAGTGGATCCAAaacatgggcagggacatggAGACCCCCTCCAAATACCAGTGCCTGTGCTCGGAGCatttccaggagagctccttCAAGACGGATCCTCTGAAAATCGGCAAGAAACGGCGCCTGCTGAAGGAAGCTGTTCCCAACAAATTCATCCTGGGGGAAGATGGGACCTGGCTCGTGGGGACCCCACAGGGTTTTGGTGATGTGATGATGAGCAGCAAATCCCGAAAACGGATCCGGAATTCCGAGCCCTGTGGG gtCCCTGGGATGTTTCCTCAGTGGCCACGTCTGCAGGATTGGCAGAATGAATTTTATAAGCTACTGCTGAAGGAGAAGTATGGATCTTTGATCACACTGGGAAAAG GCCACAGTGATGCCACGAtccaggctgcaggaggcacACAACTGCACGGATCATCCTCGGGAGCATCCCGAGCCCCTCACCAGGCAGAAACATCGGGGAACCGCCACAATCCGGCCAGAAATCCCCTGGGAATCGGGAGTGGGAACAGCatcctggcagggcaggagctggatgaGTTCAGGAGGTTCCTGCAGTACCACCAGGGCCGGCCTGAGGAGGCGGCGGTGCCGTGGTTTATCTGCGCCGAGTGCGGGAGGAGCTTTGCCCGCCACGCGTACCTGCTGCGCCACCAGCGCACCCACGCCCCTCCGAGGGGAAACCCACCCTCCACACCCACCTCGGGATGTGTTCCCTCATCATCCACGTGCCACAAACCTGCCTGGGGTAAAGCTTTGCACTCAGCTGCCAAAaatcctgctctgcccacaggTGGGGGTTTATAG